The following coding sequences lie in one Niabella agricola genomic window:
- a CDS encoding glycosyltransferase family 4 protein, whose protein sequence is MRIIVLGTRGIPNIPGGVETHCEELYPVLVRDFKHEITVVGRSGYVRNGTGTLFRGVRLKQIYAPRSKAFEAIVHSVLAVFYAAVKRPDLIHVHAVGPALVVPIARLLGLKVVMTHHGPDYERKKWGRMARLFLKVGERVGVGCSNEVVVISEAIGESVVKKYGRRNVVRIPNGVSVKGRPLFKPEVLQQFALQRKQYIFTLGRFVPEKGFDYLIRAFMESGLSDRFRLVIAGDADHASAYSETLKAQARQAGVLLPGFLKGAELAQLFSCCALFVLPSFYEGLPIALLEAMAYQLPIIASDIPANTQVHLDPENYFPAGDVRALSEKLRQFADNGKINNPAVYDMEAYDWKNIAQKTHQVYNRMV, encoded by the coding sequence ATGAGAATTATTGTGCTGGGTACCCGTGGGATCCCCAATATACCAGGTGGTGTGGAAACGCATTGCGAGGAATTATATCCCGTTCTGGTAAGAGACTTTAAGCACGAGATTACTGTGGTCGGACGCTCCGGCTATGTTCGCAACGGAACCGGTACCCTGTTCCGGGGGGTGCGGCTAAAGCAGATCTACGCCCCCAGAAGTAAGGCTTTTGAGGCCATTGTGCATTCCGTGCTGGCTGTATTTTATGCCGCGGTGAAACGACCCGATTTGATCCATGTTCATGCTGTTGGACCCGCGCTGGTTGTTCCGATCGCCCGCTTGCTGGGGCTTAAGGTGGTAATGACGCACCATGGTCCCGATTATGAACGAAAGAAATGGGGGCGGATGGCGCGGCTTTTTTTAAAGGTGGGAGAACGGGTGGGGGTTGGTTGTTCCAATGAAGTGGTGGTAATATCAGAGGCGATCGGGGAAAGTGTGGTAAAAAAATATGGACGCAGGAATGTTGTGCGGATTCCGAATGGTGTATCCGTTAAAGGGCGGCCGCTCTTTAAGCCTGAAGTGCTGCAGCAATTCGCCTTGCAGCGGAAACAGTATATTTTTACATTGGGACGTTTTGTGCCAGAGAAAGGATTCGATTACCTCATTAGAGCGTTTATGGAATCGGGGCTTTCCGATCGGTTCCGGTTGGTGATAGCCGGCGATGCAGACCATGCATCAGCCTATTCTGAAACATTAAAAGCACAGGCAAGGCAGGCCGGCGTATTGTTGCCGGGGTTTCTTAAGGGAGCAGAGCTGGCGCAGTTGTTTTCCTGCTGTGCTTTGTTTGTGTTGCCTTCCTTTTATGAAGGCCTGCCGATTGCCCTGCTGGAAGCGATGGCCTATCAGCTGCCCATTATTGCATCCGATATCCCCGCCAATACACAGGTGCACCTGGATCCTGAAAATTATTTTCCGGCTGGTGATGTCCGGGCATTGTCGGAAAAACTGCGGCAATTTGCGGACAATGGGAAGATAAACAACCCTGCCGTTTACGATATGGAGGCCTATGACTGGAAAAATATCGCCCAAAAAACCCATCAGGTATACAACCGTATGGTATAA
- a CDS encoding SDR family oxidoreductase: MEKILITGGAGFIGSNLTAYFLEKGYKVVVLDNFSTGYRHNIEPYFGQAHFELIEGDIRSPEDCQRAVKGVDYVLHQAALGSVPRSIKDPITSNAVNISGFLNMLVAARDAGVKRFVYAASSSTYGDSESLPKVEDVIGKPLSPYAITKYVNELYAEIFSRTYGIETIGLRYFNVFGRRQDPNGAYAAVIPLFVKKLMQHESPVINGDGNFSRDFTYIDNVIQMNELAMLTRRPEAVNTVYNTAVGDRTTLNDLVRYLKEYLSGYDAEIAGIPIIYGPNRMGDIPHSLASVEKAKTLLGYQPTHTIDKGLKEAVKWYWENLK; this comes from the coding sequence ATGGAAAAAATTCTGATTACGGGAGGAGCCGGCTTTATAGGATCCAACCTTACTGCCTATTTCCTTGAAAAAGGATATAAGGTAGTGGTCCTGGACAATTTTTCTACCGGGTACAGACATAATATTGAACCTTATTTCGGCCAAGCCCATTTTGAGCTCATAGAAGGCGATATCCGTAGCCCGGAGGATTGCCAGAGGGCGGTGAAGGGGGTGGATTATGTGTTGCACCAGGCAGCGCTGGGATCTGTTCCGCGTTCTATAAAGGACCCGATTACTTCAAACGCAGTAAATATTTCGGGGTTCTTAAATATGCTCGTAGCGGCCCGGGATGCAGGCGTAAAACGCTTTGTATATGCGGCGTCTTCCTCCACTTATGGCGACTCTGAAAGTCTTCCGAAAGTTGAGGATGTGATCGGGAAACCCCTGTCTCCCTATGCCATTACCAAATATGTCAACGAACTGTATGCAGAAATCTTTTCGAGAACTTATGGTATCGAAACGATCGGGCTGCGGTATTTTAATGTGTTTGGCCGCCGCCAGGATCCTAACGGAGCCTATGCCGCTGTGATACCCCTCTTTGTAAAGAAGTTGATGCAGCATGAAAGCCCCGTAATAAACGGCGACGGAAACTTTTCGCGTGATTTTACCTATATCGACAATGTGATCCAGATGAATGAACTGGCGATGTTAACCCGGCGCCCGGAAGCGGTGAATACCGTTTATAATACGGCAGTGGGGGATAGAACCACGTTGAATGACCTGGTGAGATATCTTAAAGAATATTTAAGCGGATATGATGCAGAAATTGCCGGAATTCCTATTATCTACGGACCCAATCGTATGGGCGATATCCCGCACTCTTTAGCTTCAGTGGAAAAAGCAAAAACCCTGCTGGGATACCAGCCTACACATACGATCGATAAGGGTTTAAAAGAGGCCGTTAAATGGTATTGGGAAAATTTAAAATAA